The Vigna radiata var. radiata cultivar VC1973A unplaced genomic scaffold, Vradiata_ver6 scaffold_1166, whole genome shotgun sequence region GTTGAAATTCTCTACAAGTCACTATGGGGAAAAGGGACAATGGGCAACGTTACCAAATTACTAGCAAGTGACCTTGAGTGGTGGTTCCATGGTCCCCCTCATTGCCACCACATGATGAAGGTGCTCACAGGAGAGGCAGATCACACCAAAGGCTTCCGGTTTGAGCCGAGGCGGGTTGCCGCCGTCGGTGGCGACCACGTGATCGCCGAGGGGTGGGAGGGCAAGGCCTATTGGGTGCATGTTTGGACACTAAAAGATGGCCTCATAACTCAATTTAGAGAGTACTTCAACACATGGCTTGTGGTGAGGAATCTGAGGCAACCAAGTTGGGAAGATAGGAAAGAAAGCATCATATTTTGGCAAAGCCAGGCTTGTGATCTCTATCAAAGGTCACTTCCAGGACTTGTATTAGCCATTTAGCCACCACAGCAACACTTGATGGTTGTGGTTAACTGGAAGCTAGTTAGGGACATTATAATGTATAATGTACCATAAAGTGGCCCTACGGATTAAACACATGTTGTTCTTCTCAGCAACATTGGACTgcattttttgtattatatttggCTTGTGGACCTCATCCACTGTTCTATAAAATGATTATCAAGTTGAAAGGGAAAAGAGTAAATAAGAGGGCCaagaaaaaaagttgtgaaaaaatGGTCTGTGAAATCATGtgtataatattaaatgttcATGTTGCACTCATTATTGGTTTTGCTGTCTTGTTCTGTAATAATGTGTTGGATTTTCTTTTCTACTATATACTGAGCATATTATTATATCTGAAGTATGAGTTGTTTATATAAGAAAAGTTGCTTATATGAACGTTATGATTTGAAGGGTTTGATCATAATATTTGGCGAAAGAAGGTCTTTGGCCTACATCTCACAGATTCTACACACAAAATCAGgtgatatgatatgataatcTGCAGAGAGAATGCGAAATGAAAGTTGATGATGGTACAAGAATCTTGGAAGGTATATAGAGAGTTGGacacatatttaatataattgtgtGTTATTTCTTGAGTAAAAAGCTTGAATAAGAGTCTTATAGACAATTTCCATTGATCCAAAAGAGGATTTTCAACTGAATTTGTGTAATGTAAGCAAGTCAATCCCATCACTGGACATATTATAATACTCTTACAAATTGCAAAAATGTTAACAAGTCtcactttttcaaatatttcatttaaatatctaaatttaattaggaaattggatgaaacagttggaaatttcatcatatttttttaactttaggtCTACGATAACATTTTACTACTCTAGGAACTaaagtgataatttaattgttaaaatatataattatagtcTCCGTGAAAAAAttctatgattttttattaggttttgttgttacaaaaaaaaaggttattattGAAATCTTCTCTTTATACATAACAATGGGATGTTTCTCTCTGGAATTATACAATGTGCAACTGTCATACATATATAACTGCAAACTACAGACTCATGTTGGTTTCTAGAATAAAGAGATGTAGCACACTAACATATTTGAAGCAAAAATACTTATGTATTGGTTGATCGTGTATTTCATTCTAGTTCGATGATTNAGAGTATCATTTCCTATTTGATACCTTTGAATTCCATATTCGAAGTTGCAATTGAATCGATTCAATACATTTCTTATGTAACCATGGGTGCTATATTGGATTTGAATCAGATTTCGGATCAATCTATATTGATTGACTGCCTCCATTATGTTGTTGCTAGCAAATACAACTATTTTAGGTTTTAGATCT contains the following coding sequences:
- the LOC106752908 gene encoding senescence associated gene 20-like; the encoded protein is MDDVVVMQENHQKMEVENNAIVEILYKSLWGKGTMGNVTKLLASDLEWWFHGPPHCHHMMKVLTGEADHTKGFRFEPRRVAAVGGDHVIAEGWEGKAYWVHVWTLKDGLITQFREYFNTWLVVRNLRQPSWEDRKESIIFWQSQACDLYQRSLPGLVLAI